Part of the Deltaproteobacteria bacterium genome, GTTGATTGTGAGCTCCTTTTTTGCTGATTTCCTTCGAACAGGGGCAAAGGGTGGTCACGGGGACTATTATTCCCACGACCAAAGAATGATGCCCATTGGTCAAAGAAGCCAGAAACTGGCAGGTATAACCCATCAGGCTCTTGGCCCCAGAGACGGGTGCTCTTTTCTCTACAAAGTAAGGGAATTCCACTTCCAGATAAGCAGATTGAGCATTTAACTTTTCTTTCATCTTACTCAAGATGGTGGAAATGGCCTTGATGTTTATGGTGCCGCGATATTCGTTTAAAATCTCGATGAAGCGGCTCATGTGGGTGCCTTTAAAATGATGGGGCAGGTTGACATACATATTAACCTTGCCCACCGTATGCTGCACTTTATTGCGTTTATCCAGGACCGTGATGGGATACTGGATATTCTTTACCCCAACCTTATTGATCCCCACCCGGCGGTGATCCCTGCGGTTCTGAATGTCAATCATTTTCCTGTCCTGCGATAAGTGGCCCGGGAAGTCTCCGATTCCCATACCGCAACCCAGCTTACCCAGTAACCCTGCTGGTCAATCTGGCGAGCAAGCTCTTCAAAAATGTATGACGCGAGATTCTCGGAGGATGGATTTTTCCCTTTGAAGAGGGGCAGTTCGTTCAAGTAACGGTGGTCCAAAGCCTGAAGTACAGCCTGGGTTTTGGTTTTTAGAATTCGAAAATCTATGACCATTCCCAGTTCATCCAGGGCTTCGGATTCTACGGCCACCTCGACGGTGAAATTATGCCCGTGCAAGGATTCACACTTTCCCCCGACTTCCCGCAGGCAATGAGCCGCGGCAAAATCGGTTTTGATTTTGATTTCGTACATTTTATAACCTGGCGGGAGGACCTAAAATCTGAAAGAGGATCCAGGTTTTAGGTAATCGTCCCCAAAAAATTTTCAATTGCTATAGTTCAAACCTATCCGATTATAGCCAACTTGTCAACTCCGGAGCCGTTGCCATCCCAAATTTTTTATTGACTATTTTGATCTTTTTCGGATAGGCTTCTTTACGCTGGATAACGGTATAGCTGTGGGAAGGAGTCCATGAAGATCGGGATGATGAACAATCCCCGTTTTGATCTTTGCGCCGAAATCGCCTGGGCAAAAAAGAACGGATTTGATTACCTCGACCTCACCTTGGAACCTCCCGCCGTTCAACCGGGGAAGATCAAGATTCCGGAAGTGAAAAGAGCATTACAAGATTTTAACCTCGGGATTGTAGGGCATACCGCCTATTACCTGCCCATCGCTTCTCCGTATGACACCCTACGCCGATCCGCCCTGGAAGAAATGCACCGGGCGCTTCAGGTTTTTGCAGAGATCGGAGCGCCCACCGTGACGGTCCACCCGGATAAATCCATTCCTTTTTCCTTAAGCCCAAAAGAAATTATGCAAAAAAACCTGCAATCTTTGGAAGAAATTTTGAGGTTGGCCGAACCCTTGGGTCTTCGGATTCTTATCGAAAATATGGATCGCACTTTTAATACCGTAGAGCAGATCCAAGAGGCCCTTGGCCGGATGTCCCAGCTTGGTTTTCATCTGGATGTAGGCCATGCCAATCTCAATGTCGAACGAAACCGGACCGGACAATTCCTCCAGGCTTTTCGGGAGAGGTTATTCCATGTCCATTTCTCGGATAATTTCGGCAAAAGCGAAGACCTGCATTTGCCCTTGGGCGCGGGCAACATCCCATGGCCCAAAATCATTGGACTTTTGAAAGATTCCGGTTACGACGGGACGATTACCCTCGAAATTTTTTCAGCGGATCGAAGATATCTTCTCTTCAGCCGGGATAAAGTAAGGGGACTCTGGGGAAGCTGAAGGGGTTAAGAAATAGGAGAAATCAAATTTGCCATGCCGACGATAGAAATGATGGAAGCGATTGACCCCGAAAAAGCGGGGAGAAAAGAAATTATGCCCCCCCT contains:
- the folE2 gene encoding GTP cyclohydrolase FolE2 produces the protein MIDIQNRRDHRRVGINKVGVKNIQYPITVLDKRNKVQHTVGKVNMYVNLPHHFKGTHMSRFIEILNEYRGTINIKAISTILSKMKEKLNAQSAYLEVEFPYFVEKRAPVSGAKSLMGYTCQFLASLTNGHHSLVVGIIVPVTTLCPCSKEISKKGAHNQRSLVTVKVTFRKFFWIEDLIRIVEKSASAAVYSLLKRSDEKFVTEKAYENPMFVEDVVRNIAVRLHAHSNITWFRVESENLESIHNHNAYACVE
- the queD gene encoding 6-carboxytetrahydropterin synthase QueD; the encoded protein is MYEIKIKTDFAAAHCLREVGGKCESLHGHNFTVEVAVESEALDELGMVIDFRILKTKTQAVLQALDHRYLNELPLFKGKNPSSENLASYIFEELARQIDQQGYWVSWVAVWESETSRATYRRTGK
- a CDS encoding sugar phosphate isomerase/epimerase family protein, coding for MKIGMMNNPRFDLCAEIAWAKKNGFDYLDLTLEPPAVQPGKIKIPEVKRALQDFNLGIVGHTAYYLPIASPYDTLRRSALEEMHRALQVFAEIGAPTVTVHPDKSIPFSLSPKEIMQKNLQSLEEILRLAEPLGLRILIENMDRTFNTVEQIQEALGRMSQLGFHLDVGHANLNVERNRTGQFLQAFRERLFHVHFSDNFGKSEDLHLPLGAGNIPWPKIIGLLKDSGYDGTITLEIFSADRRYLLFSRDKVRGLWGS